From Denitrovibrio acetiphilus DSM 12809, the proteins below share one genomic window:
- the istA gene encoding IS21 family transposase, whose translation MLNKEVYFMIHTLQRQGYSQREIERMTGISRKTISKYLNLSDFPEKKAYPVRFSKLDPFKDYLNKRITSALPYKIPATVLIREIKEMGYDGGITILKDYIQKVRPKPVEEELVRFETAPGHQMQIDFATVKSGNKKLHVFVAELAYCRRSYTEFITDEKVDTFVNCHIKAFNYFGGVPKEILYDNAKAVVIQRDFYGTGSHKFQDMFFDMCRHYGTIPRLCKPYRAKTKGKVERFINYMKHSFYYPEYTKLRMNGLIMDMDTANIRVTHWNEEIADQRIHGTTGKKPIDMFQEEKEHLMPLAAPYTGTYPARATTIAEEPEISLEVPEIDVQSSSLDMYDSLIPTGAL comes from the coding sequence ATGCTGAATAAAGAGGTGTATTTCATGATTCACACATTACAGCGGCAGGGATATTCCCAGCGAGAGATTGAGCGTATGACAGGTATCAGCAGAAAGACAATTTCAAAGTATCTTAACCTTAGTGACTTTCCAGAGAAGAAAGCCTATCCGGTACGTTTCAGTAAGCTTGACCCTTTCAAGGATTATCTGAACAAACGGATAACCAGCGCACTGCCATACAAGATACCGGCGACAGTCCTTATCAGAGAGATTAAAGAGATGGGGTATGACGGCGGAATAACTATCCTTAAAGACTATATCCAGAAAGTCAGACCCAAACCAGTGGAAGAAGAGCTTGTACGGTTTGAGACAGCGCCAGGTCATCAGATGCAGATAGATTTCGCAACAGTCAAGAGCGGTAATAAAAAGCTCCATGTCTTTGTAGCCGAACTAGCTTACTGTCGCAGAAGCTATACAGAGTTCATCACCGATGAGAAAGTAGATACCTTTGTAAACTGCCACATAAAAGCTTTCAACTACTTCGGCGGAGTGCCTAAAGAAATCCTTTACGATAACGCCAAAGCAGTTGTTATACAGCGTGACTTCTATGGAACCGGAAGCCATAAGTTCCAGGACATGTTTTTTGATATGTGTCGCCACTATGGCACCATACCCCGCCTGTGCAAACCATATAGGGCAAAAACTAAAGGCAAGGTTGAGCGCTTCATAAATTATATGAAGCACAGTTTTTATTACCCTGAGTATACGAAGCTCAGAATGAATGGCCTTATAATGGATATGGACACTGCAAACATACGGGTAACTCACTGGAATGAAGAGATTGCCGATCAGAGAATACACGGCACTACTGGTAAGAAACCGATAGACATGTTTCAGGAAGAGAAAGAACACCTGATGCCTCTTGCTGCTCCTTACACGGGCACATATCCGGCAAGAGCAACAACTATAGCAGAAGAGCCGGAAATCAGCTTAGAAGTGCCTGAAATAGATGTTCAATCAAGCTCTCTTGATATGTACGACTCTCTTATTCCTACAGGTGCTTTATGA
- a CDS encoding helix-turn-helix domain-containing protein translates to MDNINLKFGKKLRQLRTERNMTQEELAEKSGIDYKYLQKLEGQSPSSPTLSTLEKLAVGLDITIIQLLSDIQ, encoded by the coding sequence ATGGATAATATCAATTTAAAATTTGGGAAAAAACTTAGACAGTTACGAACTGAAAGGAACATGACTCAGGAAGAACTGGCAGAAAAGTCAGGTATTGATTATAAGTATCTTCAGAAATTAGAAGGGCAAAGCCCTTCATCGCCAACATTATCGACCCTTGAAAAACTTGCCGTAGGGTTGGATATAACAATAATACAGCTTTTATCAGATATTCAGTAA
- a CDS encoding HNH endonuclease domain-containing protein, with the protein MSKQVFTSFEREAIWTAYNRKCAYTGRQLEIDNFHIEHIIPESIAQNKNELDKIIRNFGLPNDFDIFGYENLLPSHPSANLTKGNKTLISTPFFINLAIEKKPIIENNIKKLQEMASRSKFIMSIKQAFERDIITEQKMNELITLFDSKPNDAFNILVELEFKNKVVFNKVSKNEINELLNMPLDTIDKLFRTKDGKKEEYVIQTCNDYFKALENGFYPFTTYDMARTTHLEQKCGLLKAIQDARLPLTSYISEPKKSILDTNLLSFNFFPWIAENSSRPIYRETYSDMIKRGEAKVISTTSHSITIEHAGLRQSLTEVMRADFDNDGIEDILLFESYHVTQGTFGYGEIRIISIKEKDGNFVIVK; encoded by the coding sequence ATGTCTAAGCAAGTGTTTACTAGCTTCGAAAGAGAAGCGATTTGGACTGCATATAATCGAAAATGTGCTTATACTGGTAGACAGTTAGAAATTGATAATTTTCACATAGAGCACATAATCCCTGAATCAATAGCCCAAAACAAAAATGAATTAGATAAGATTATCAGAAATTTTGGTTTACCAAATGATTTTGATATTTTCGGTTATGAGAACCTATTGCCCTCCCATCCTAGCGCAAATCTAACAAAAGGTAATAAGACGTTAATATCGACACCTTTCTTTATTAATCTCGCAATTGAGAAAAAACCAATCATTGAAAATAATATTAAAAAACTACAGGAAATGGCATCGAGAAGTAAATTTATCATGTCTATTAAACAAGCATTTGAAAGGGACATAATTACCGAACAAAAAATGAACGAACTAATAACTTTATTTGACAGCAAACCAAATGATGCTTTTAACATATTAGTGGAATTGGAATTCAAGAACAAAGTAGTTTTTAATAAAGTTAGTAAAAATGAAATAAATGAGTTGTTAAATATGCCTCTTGATACAATTGATAAATTATTCCGAACTAAAGATGGAAAAAAAGAGGAATATGTAATTCAAACATGCAATGACTATTTTAAAGCATTAGAGAATGGATTCTATCCGTTTACTACTTATGATATGGCACGCACCACTCACCTAGAACAAAAATGTGGACTATTAAAAGCTATACAAGATGCAAGATTACCACTCACTTCTTATATCTCTGAACCCAAAAAAAGTATTCTTGATACCAATTTGCTATCATTTAACTTTTTCCCTTGGATTGCAGAAAATTCTTCAAGACCAATATATCGTGAAACCTATAGTGACATGATAAAGAGGGGTGAGGCAAAAGTGATATCCACAACATCGCATAGCATTACAATTGAACATGCTGGGCTCAGACAATCACTGACGGAAGTCATGCGAGCTGATTTTGATAACGATGGAATAGAAGACATTCTACTATTTGAATCATATCATGTAACACAAGGAACTTTTGGATACGGTGAAATCAGGATTATCTCAATAAAAGAAAAAGATGGAAACTTTGTTATTGTCAAATAG
- a CDS encoding nuclease-related domain-containing protein translates to MRTEEQIIAELKELCVQDGYLNAVAHFCLMTGYIFYSEEIGSNEVSDRYSRKNLIDTEIKTILGFAIKNGINTQEVKPVTVQSYIDQTEELLKELHDSMGLTIRDELFSNSQSEAIPVRTPDEFPNSFFREVIFYCGMSAHNFQFHEFAIEKYKNDNDWLQKTYGVSIQDCVTICKAISDRVLENINSTRSDKTKSSKVLTDGNFLINLFKFNLSEIAKQSELDKNIVQSFMKLFSVDDTERNNLFSELNDYNVIQAKPIIQISSHEYLSLDSTSLYQAIYESPFYWMMRDTGYTNIAVENRGRFAEEFVFNKLSEIFGINNVYKNIDIYSSPSNRLGEIDILVQYSDRIFIVQTKSKGLTLAAQKCNDNTLRGDFKKAVQDAYDQGLICAKALLENKNYLLDSEKNRVEIKHKINDIFIICSTSSHYPAISVQSAHFLKYETSNIIHPPYVLDIFFFDILCEFLNDPLYFMDFLKKRLRYIKSLRATHEHTILSYHLQHNLYFSEKYDCMSLDDDIAQD, encoded by the coding sequence ATGCGGACTGAGGAACAGATAATAGCCGAATTAAAGGAACTATGTGTTCAAGATGGTTATCTAAATGCTGTTGCACACTTTTGTTTAATGACCGGATACATTTTTTATTCAGAAGAAATTGGCTCCAATGAGGTATCTGACCGTTATTCACGTAAAAATCTAATTGATACAGAAATTAAGACTATCTTGGGATTTGCGATAAAAAACGGAATTAATACTCAAGAAGTAAAACCTGTAACAGTACAATCATACATCGATCAAACAGAAGAGCTTTTAAAAGAATTACACGATTCAATGGGACTGACTATTCGTGATGAGTTATTTAGTAACTCTCAAAGTGAAGCGATTCCTGTAAGAACACCAGATGAGTTTCCTAACAGTTTCTTCCGTGAAGTCATCTTTTACTGTGGCATGTCAGCACACAATTTTCAGTTTCATGAGTTTGCTATTGAGAAATACAAGAATGATAATGATTGGCTTCAGAAAACTTATGGGGTATCTATTCAAGATTGTGTGACAATTTGTAAAGCAATTTCTGATAGAGTTTTAGAAAACATTAATTCCACTCGCTCAGATAAAACTAAATCATCAAAAGTTTTAACTGATGGAAATTTTCTAATAAATCTTTTTAAGTTCAACCTTTCTGAAATTGCTAAGCAATCTGAGTTAGACAAAAATATCGTTCAAAGTTTTATGAAGTTATTTTCTGTAGATGATACAGAAAGGAATAATTTGTTTAGTGAGTTAAACGATTATAACGTTATTCAAGCAAAGCCTATAATACAAATTAGTTCTCATGAGTATCTCAGCTTGGATAGCACATCACTTTATCAGGCTATTTATGAATCGCCTTTTTACTGGATGATGCGAGACACGGGTTACACAAATATTGCTGTCGAAAATAGAGGTCGTTTTGCCGAAGAATTTGTGTTTAATAAGCTATCTGAAATATTTGGGATTAATAATGTTTATAAAAATATCGATATATATTCCTCCCCAAGTAATAGGCTAGGTGAAATAGACATATTAGTTCAATATTCTGACAGAATATTTATTGTGCAGACGAAATCAAAGGGCTTAACTTTAGCGGCTCAGAAATGCAATGATAATACTTTAAGAGGGGATTTTAAAAAAGCTGTTCAGGATGCTTACGATCAAGGTCTGATTTGTGCTAAAGCGTTGCTTGAGAATAAGAACTACCTGCTAGACTCTGAAAAAAATAGAGTCGAAATAAAGCACAAGATTAATGATATTTTCATTATTTGCTCAACTTCTTCTCACTACCCAGCCATTAGTGTTCAGTCAGCACATTTTCTAAAGTATGAAACGAGCAACATTATACATCCTCCCTATGTTTTGGATATCTTCTTTTTTGATATACTGTGTGAGTTTTTAAATGACCCTTTGTACTTCATGGATTTTCTTAAAAAACGCTTACGATACATAAAATCTTTAAGAGCAACCCATGAACATACTATCCTAAGTTACCATCTACAACATAATCTGTATTTTTCAGAAAAATATGATTGTATGTCCTTGGATGACGACATTGCACAGGATTAG
- a CDS encoding IS256 family transposase, which translates to MKLDKDKLKELLAESDVKTTEDLQVFMRDMMKEVIETLYEGELEAHLGYKKHEPNVSDGNSRNGRSSKKVQSQMGEMELEVPRDRLSTFSPEIVKKRQTDISGIEAKVISMYAKGMSNRDIKEHIFDIYGHELSPETVSVITDKILPQAKEWQNRALEEIYAIVFMDGMVLKMRVDGAVRNVTIYFVIGISMEGHKSCLGLYLAETESAKYWLTVMNELKNRGVQDILIFAVDNLKGISEAITAAFPQSEIQKCVVHQIRNSLRFVPWKERKTVAADLKKIYAAATEEQARAELDAFAEKWDSKYPNISKSWRNNWTELSTYFKYSKELRKLIYTTNPVESFHSAIRKSTKGKGAFPTEDSLVKLLYLAILGIEKKWTMPIRDWGVIYSQLYINYEDRITTLHS; encoded by the coding sequence ATGAAATTAGACAAGGACAAACTGAAAGAACTGCTTGCTGAAAGCGATGTAAAAACCACAGAAGACCTTCAGGTGTTTATGCGTGACATGATGAAAGAAGTCATAGAAACGCTCTACGAAGGTGAGCTTGAAGCCCATTTAGGCTATAAGAAACATGAACCGAACGTAAGTGACGGCAACAGCCGTAACGGTCGTTCTTCCAAGAAAGTACAATCACAAATGGGCGAAATGGAACTCGAAGTACCCCGTGATCGCCTATCAACCTTTTCGCCTGAAATAGTCAAGAAACGCCAGACAGATATATCAGGCATTGAAGCTAAAGTAATTTCCATGTATGCCAAGGGTATGAGTAACCGTGACATCAAAGAGCACATCTTTGATATCTACGGTCATGAGCTATCGCCGGAGACAGTCAGCGTTATTACAGACAAGATTCTCCCACAGGCTAAAGAATGGCAGAACAGAGCCTTGGAAGAGATATACGCCATCGTCTTTATGGACGGCATGGTTTTAAAGATGCGTGTGGACGGAGCTGTTCGCAACGTCACTATCTACTTTGTGATCGGCATCAGCATGGAAGGTCATAAATCCTGTCTGGGGCTATATCTTGCCGAGACAGAATCCGCTAAATACTGGCTGACAGTTATGAACGAGCTAAAGAACCGTGGAGTACAGGATATTCTTATCTTTGCCGTAGACAACCTCAAGGGCATCTCAGAAGCTATAACAGCCGCTTTTCCACAGTCTGAGATTCAGAAATGCGTAGTCCATCAGATACGCAACTCTCTCCGCTTTGTGCCCTGGAAGGAGCGTAAGACTGTGGCTGCTGACCTCAAGAAAATCTATGCCGCAGCGACCGAGGAACAAGCCAGAGCTGAGCTGGATGCCTTTGCTGAGAAGTGGGACAGCAAATATCCTAACATCTCGAAATCATGGCGGAACAACTGGACTGAGCTTTCTACGTATTTCAAATATTCCAAGGAGCTCAGGAAACTGATTTATACCACGAATCCGGTTGAGAGCTTCCATTCTGCCATCAGGAAATCGACTAAAGGAAAGGGAGCCTTCCCGACGGAAGACTCCCTTGTAAAGCTCTTATATTTAGCTATTTTAGGTATCGAAAAGAAATGGACTATGCCAATCAGGGATTGGGGTGTAATATACTCACAGCTATATATCAACTATGAAGACAGAATTACGACTTTACACAGTTAA
- the istB gene encoding IS21-like element helper ATPase IstB, with amino-acid sequence MELTEMMTQLRLKGFIQAYELQRKMLEVDELSFDERLRILLEHESLYREDRQLSLLLKKAKLRYTGACIEDIRYRNGRNITKQMMLELGKNDWVRKHRNIIITGASGVGKTYIACALGNSACRNGIKSLYVRLPRLLQELKVARTDGSYVKVLTQLSKVNVLIVDDWGLDTLNDHERKDFLEVMEDRYSARSTIIATQIPVDKWHDIIGDHTIADAICDRLVHNAEHLQLTGESLRKEKEQSSVNMKNE; translated from the coding sequence ATGGAACTAACGGAAATGATGACACAGCTCAGACTTAAAGGATTCATTCAGGCGTATGAGCTACAGCGCAAGATGCTGGAGGTGGATGAGCTCAGTTTCGATGAGAGGCTGAGAATCCTTCTGGAACATGAGTCTCTGTACAGGGAAGACAGACAGCTCAGCCTGCTTCTAAAGAAAGCTAAACTCAGGTATACTGGTGCTTGCATAGAGGACATTCGGTACAGGAACGGCAGGAACATTACAAAGCAGATGATGCTGGAGCTTGGCAAGAATGATTGGGTTCGCAAACACAGGAATATCATAATCACCGGAGCCTCTGGAGTTGGGAAGACTTATATCGCCTGCGCTCTCGGCAACAGCGCATGCCGAAACGGAATAAAGTCCCTCTATGTCAGACTTCCGAGGCTCCTTCAGGAGCTTAAGGTGGCAAGAACAGATGGTTCTTACGTAAAGGTGCTTACTCAGCTGTCCAAGGTAAACGTACTGATAGTTGACGACTGGGGGCTTGATACTCTCAACGACCATGAGAGGAAGGACTTCCTTGAGGTCATGGAAGACCGCTACTCCGCTAGGTCCACTATTATCGCTACTCAGATACCTGTTGATAAATGGCATGACATCATAGGTGATCACACTATCGCTGACGCCATATGTGACAGGCTTGTGCATAACGCCGAACACTTACAGCTTACTGGCGAGTCGCTCAGGAAAGAGAAAGAGCAGAGCTCTGTTAACATGAAAAATGAATAG
- the istA gene encoding IS21 family transposase, with protein MRRRKKGRLTMKYLREVIRLYNLGGLSNRQIAKACNVSPTTAGGCINKYIDSGIPYETFAELPDEKLESIFYPKEPDQPVYSRPMPDMEYLCKELKRKGVTLQLLWEEYIRENPGGYSRSQFSYHYQQWSKKINPTMRFNHKAGEKVFVDFSGYKPEIVNPITGEVTSVDLFVATLGASSYTYAVCVPDQTKEFWIEAHVKMFDFFGGVPECIVPDNLKSGVTSPCFYDPDINPGYADMAAHYGIAVVPARPGKPKDKGKVENGVLNVQRRILAVLRNRTFNSIQELNSAVAEELVNLNDRPMQHMKSSRRQLFKELDQPALKPLPFERFEQYSWKKAKVNFNYHVQIGDAHYSVPWRLMGETVDIKYNSRIVQILHKNKCIASHPRSFKRGYYATSAAHMPPNHQFVASGWTPERMNKWASKTAGVYTAKAIDAIIDSRQFPEQAYKSCMGVIKLSKYYPPERLEKACRMVLESGTVRYNSIKSILEKGLDKIHYLEGEPRKNLVHENIRGNEYYRIKGDD; from the coding sequence ATGCGACGACGCAAGAAAGGAAGGTTAACAATGAAATATCTTCGTGAAGTAATCCGCCTTTACAATCTGGGCGGTCTCAGCAACCGTCAGATAGCCAAAGCCTGCAATGTATCACCAACGACAGCAGGCGGATGCATCAACAAGTACATAGATTCAGGCATACCTTATGAAACATTTGCCGAGCTTCCGGACGAGAAGCTTGAGTCAATCTTTTACCCCAAAGAACCAGATCAGCCAGTATACTCCCGCCCAATGCCGGATATGGAGTACCTTTGCAAAGAGCTTAAGCGCAAAGGGGTGACTCTTCAGCTTCTCTGGGAAGAGTATATTCGTGAGAATCCCGGAGGCTACAGCCGTTCCCAGTTCTCTTACCACTATCAGCAGTGGAGTAAAAAGATTAATCCGACGATGCGGTTTAATCATAAAGCAGGCGAGAAGGTATTTGTAGACTTCTCCGGTTACAAGCCTGAGATCGTAAATCCAATAACAGGCGAGGTGACATCAGTAGATCTCTTTGTAGCGACCTTAGGAGCAAGTTCATACACCTATGCGGTATGTGTTCCTGACCAGACGAAAGAGTTCTGGATAGAAGCCCATGTAAAGATGTTCGATTTCTTCGGCGGCGTTCCTGAATGCATAGTGCCGGATAATCTTAAGTCTGGAGTAACGTCCCCATGCTTTTACGATCCTGATATAAATCCCGGTTACGCAGACATGGCGGCGCATTACGGCATCGCAGTTGTCCCCGCAAGACCAGGTAAACCAAAGGATAAGGGTAAAGTAGAGAACGGCGTACTTAACGTTCAGCGCCGTATCCTTGCTGTACTCCGTAACCGCACATTCAACAGCATACAGGAACTCAACAGCGCAGTGGCGGAAGAGCTTGTAAATCTTAACGACAGACCCATGCAGCACATGAAGTCATCCCGCAGACAGCTGTTCAAAGAATTAGACCAGCCTGCACTGAAACCTCTCCCATTTGAAAGATTCGAACAGTACAGCTGGAAAAAAGCCAAGGTGAATTTCAACTATCATGTGCAGATTGGAGATGCTCACTACAGTGTCCCATGGCGACTTATGGGCGAAACTGTAGATATCAAATACAACAGCAGGATAGTTCAGATACTGCATAAGAATAAATGTATAGCATCACACCCTCGGTCTTTTAAGCGTGGATACTATGCTACCTCTGCCGCCCACATGCCGCCCAATCATCAGTTCGTCGCCTCAGGCTGGACACCAGAGAGAATGAACAAATGGGCGTCAAAGACAGCCGGAGTGTACACCGCCAAAGCAATAGATGCCATTATAGACAGCAGGCAGTTTCCGGAACAGGCTTACAAGAGCTGTATGGGTGTTATTAAGCTTTCGAAGTATTACCCGCCGGAAAGACTTGAGAAGGCATGCCGTATGGTTCTGGAGAGCGGCACTGTCAGATATAACAGCATTAAGTCTATCCTTGAAAAAGGTCTGGATAAAATACACTACCTTGAAGGAGAACCAAGAAAGAATCTTGTCCATGAGAATATCAGGGGCAATGAGTACTACCGTATAAAAGGAGATGATTGA
- a CDS encoding IS5 family transposase (programmed frameshift) gives MYRAQLSDEQWERIKDMLPGKKSDSGVTAKDNRLFVEAVLWIARTGSPWRDMHPCFGKWHSVYVRYDRWAKKDVWQKVFAELSGDADLEYLMVDGSIVRVHQHGAFKKNCQNQECQGRSRGGLSTKIHASVDSHGNPVRFILTGGQESEYAQADNLIAGFSPAYVIADRGYDSNAFVSSIIQAGAVAVIPPKCNRLEQRKYDKHLYKERNLVERLFQRMKEFRRIATRYEKLARNYEAMVTLVAVIIWLK, from the exons ATGTATAGAGCTCAATTATCAGATGAACAATGGGAACGCATCAAAGATATGCTCCCCGGAAAAAAGAGCGACAGCGGAGTAACAGCTAAAGATAACCGTCTTTTTGTAGAAGCAGTCTTATGGATAGCCAGAACAGGTAGTCCTTGGCGTGACATGCACCCCTGCTTTGGCAAATGGCATAGTGTATACGTACGTTATGACAGATGGGCTAAAAAGGATGTTTGGCAGAAAGTATTTGCAGAGCTGTCTGGAGATGCAGACCTTGAGTACCTTATGGTAGACGGCAGTATTGTAAGGGTTCATCAACATGGTGCAT TCAAAAAAAACTGCCAAAACCAAGAATGCCAAGGGCGTTCCAGAGGCGGTCTGAGTACTAAGATTCATGCATCTGTGGATTCACATGGCAACCCTGTAAGGTTTATCCTTACGGGAGGACAGGAGTCGGAATACGCTCAGGCAGATAATCTCATCGCAGGATTTTCACCTGCTTATGTGATTGCTGACAGAGGGTACGATTCCAATGCTTTTGTGTCTTCAATAATACAGGCTGGTGCTGTTGCAGTTATCCCGCCTAAATGTAATAGATTAGAACAACGGAAATATGACAAGCATTTGTATAAAGAGCGCAATCTGGTTGAAAGGCTCTTTCAGCGAATGAAAGAATTCCGGCGAATTGCCACAAGATATGAAAAACTTGCAAGAAACTATGAGGCAATGGTAACATTGGTGGCTGTAATCATATGGTTAAAATAA
- a CDS encoding response regulator: MKAKDYHTNKNSDFKILYVEDEPVANLLVTKFLKRVYPNVYSEYNGLDAFARYKEIKPDLVITDLNMPVMCGCILIRNIREIDRETPIIVTSANQEVFDLKIDLVKKPVNLSILMSKVKAIASNTYDFCSDIDIEYQLYEITH; this comes from the coding sequence GTGAAAGCAAAAGATTACCATACTAATAAAAATAGCGATTTTAAAATATTGTATGTAGAAGATGAACCAGTAGCTAATCTGCTGGTTACCAAATTTCTGAAAAGAGTATACCCTAATGTTTACTCTGAATACAACGGCTTAGATGCTTTCGCCAGATACAAGGAGATAAAACCAGACCTGGTGATAACTGACCTGAACATGCCTGTTATGTGTGGCTGCATTCTCATCAGAAATATAAGAGAAATAGACAGAGAGACCCCTATAATAGTCACATCTGCGAATCAGGAGGTATTTGACCTAAAAATTGACCTGGTCAAAAAACCTGTGAATCTCAGTATCCTCATGAGTAAAGTCAAAGCTATCGCGTCAAATACCTATGACTTCTGCTCAGACATTGACATAGAATATCAGCTCTACGAAATCACCCACTAA
- a CDS encoding helix-turn-helix domain-containing protein gives MAKFIVKLGRRIREVRRSKNFSQETLAEKANISSKYLGEVERGESNVSAALLNDIASALNIPIAELMDYGHVDDDRNLKVEIIDYVNRANAECLQKIYVFIKKIL, from the coding sequence ATGGCAAAATTTATTGTGAAATTAGGGCGTCGCATAAGAGAGGTGAGAAGAAGTAAAAACTTTTCTCAGGAAACTCTGGCAGAAAAAGCGAACATAAGCTCTAAATATCTTGGAGAAGTAGAAAGAGGGGAGTCAAATGTCTCGGCAGCACTTCTGAATGATATTGCAAGTGCTCTAAACATACCGATAGCAGAACTTATGGACTATGGTCATGTGGATGACGATAGAAATTTAAAAGTTGAAATTATTGATTATGTTAACCGAGCGAATGCTGAATGCCTTCAGAAAATTTATGTTTTTATAAAAAAGATATTATAA
- a CDS encoding MarR family winged helix-turn-helix transcriptional regulator, translated as MSKKQYDHVDTILRQWQEILPETDTSPMAVFTRILRINKLIQHEITQVFQKHGLHDGDFDLMATLYRNDKPEGLTPNELRNSIVLSSGAMTNRLDRLEAAGRIYRVANPQDRRSILIRLTDEGRKSLDDALGEYLEVLRLLEKPLDDETRLSLTKSLRILLINMENN; from the coding sequence GTGAGTAAAAAACAATATGATCATGTTGATACAATATTAAGGCAATGGCAAGAGATTTTACCTGAAACAGACACCTCTCCGATGGCGGTTTTTACCAGAATTTTACGCATAAACAAGCTTATACAGCATGAGATTACACAAGTCTTTCAGAAGCACGGTCTGCACGACGGGGACTTTGATCTGATGGCTACTCTTTATCGCAACGACAAACCTGAAGGGCTGACACCTAATGAGTTGCGGAACTCAATTGTGCTGAGTTCCGGTGCTATGACAAATCGACTGGACAGACTTGAGGCAGCGGGCAGGATATACAGGGTAGCGAATCCGCAGGACAGGCGGAGCATATTGATAAGGCTGACAGATGAAGGACGAAAATCTCTGGATGATGCCCTCGGGGAATATCTTGAGGTTTTGCGTTTGCTTGAAAAACCTCTGGATGATGAGACCAGATTAAGCCTGACAAAAAGCCTTAGAATTTTATTGATAAATATGGAGAATAATTGA
- a CDS encoding DMT family transporter, producing the protein MSDIERKMLFAHLNMFLWALIVGLSFPAVGILTEGLPPMFLTSIRFIVAIFALVPFLFNKKGVIPDLKGFLLYALMALCLAGFFCGMFWSAHKASSIAMSTLYLSVPLIAYIFGRFVMVEKRNLSLLLMLMAGAGGAFWLALADAGGGSDGFHFGIGEFIFFLGCIASALYPVLSKLGINRGWLSGVALVRTFWSLFLGSIIMALAGFIFESPADLLNMNIIDLVLVVYLGIFSSGLTFWLQQSATGVLTPATVTAYSYMIPFVSMFIVFRENPSVIGWEWLPGSVIVLGAVAALLKQDVGTLFRKRM; encoded by the coding sequence ATGAGCGATATCGAACGCAAAATGCTTTTTGCACATCTTAATATGTTTTTGTGGGCGCTGATAGTAGGGTTGTCATTTCCTGCTGTGGGGATCCTGACAGAGGGGTTGCCGCCCATGTTTCTCACTTCAATACGTTTTATCGTCGCCATTTTTGCGCTTGTACCGTTTCTGTTTAACAAAAAAGGAGTGATTCCTGATCTGAAAGGGTTCCTGTTATACGCACTTATGGCTTTGTGTCTGGCAGGTTTTTTCTGCGGGATGTTCTGGTCAGCCCATAAAGCGAGTTCTATCGCCATGTCGACCTTATATCTCAGTGTTCCTTTAATTGCTTACATCTTTGGCAGGTTTGTTATGGTGGAAAAGAGGAATCTTTCTCTTCTTCTCATGCTTATGGCTGGTGCTGGTGGTGCTTTCTGGCTGGCTCTTGCAGACGCAGGAGGTGGCTCAGACGGCTTTCATTTCGGGATAGGGGAATTTATATTTTTTCTGGGCTGCATAGCTTCTGCTCTGTACCCGGTTTTAAGTAAGCTGGGTATAAACAGGGGGTGGCTTTCAGGCGTTGCACTTGTCCGAACATTCTGGAGTTTATTTCTCGGCAGCATTATTATGGCATTGGCTGGATTCATTTTTGAGTCGCCGGCAGACCTGCTCAATATGAACATAATTGATTTAGTGCTGGTAGTTTATCTTGGTATTTTTTCGAGCGGGCTGACCTTCTGGCTTCAGCAGAGTGCAACTGGAGTTCTGACCCCTGCCACTGTGACAGCGTACAGCTATATGATTCCATTTGTTTCTATGTTTATAGTGTTCCGGGAAAATCCTTCTGTTATAGGTTGGGAGTGGCTTCCTGGAAGCGTTATTGTTCTTGGAGCGGTTGCAGCTCTGCTAAAACAGGATGTGGGAACACTATTCAGAAAGCGAATGTGA